Part of the Oncorhynchus kisutch isolate 150728-3 linkage group LG2, Okis_V2, whole genome shotgun sequence genome, gTTAGAGTCAGTGTTAAgtgttagtgttagagttagtgttagtgttagagttagtgttagagttagagttagagttagtgttagagttagagttagtgttagtgttagagttagagttagtgttagagttagagttagtgttagtgttagagttagagttagtgttagagttagagttagagttagagttaatgTTAGAGTTAATGTTATAGTTAATGTTAgagttagtgttagagttagtgttagagttagagttaatgTTAGAGTCAGTGTTAAgtgttagtgttagagttagtgttagtgttagagttagtgttagagttagagttagtgttagagttagagttagtgttagtgttagagttagagttagtgttagagttagagttagtgttagtgttagagttagagttagtgttagagttagagttagagttagagttaatgTTAGAGTTAATGTTATAGTTAATGTTAGAGTTAGTGTTAGAGTTCATGTTAGAGTTAATGTTAGAGTTAGTGTTAGAGTTAATGTTAGAGTCAGTgttaagagttagtgttagagttagtgttagagttaatgttagagttagagttaatgTTAGAGTTAATGTTAGAGTTTGTGTTAGAGTTAATGTTAgagttagtgttagagttagagttagtgttagagttagagttaatgTTAGAGTCAGTGTTAAgtgttagtgttagagttagtgttagtgttagagttagtgttagagttagagttagtgttagagttagagttagtgttagtgttagagttagagttagtgttagagttagagttagtgttagtgttagagttagagttagtgttagagttagggttagagttagagttaatgTTAGAGTTAATGTTATAGTTAATGTTAgagttagtgttagagttagtgttagagttagagttagtgttagtgttagagttagtgttagtgttagagttagtgttaaagttagtgttagagttaatgttagagttagtgttagagttagtgttagtgttagagttagggttagagttagtgttagagttagaattagagttagtgttagtgttagtgttagaattggtgttagaattagtgttagagcTGGAGTTTGGGTTGGATGTTGGTGTTAGAGTTCAAGTTTGGGTACAGTCACGTTTAGAGACAGGTTTAAGTTTAGGAATCCCTCTTGAGTTGAAGTAGTTCTATAACCTACAGACAAGTACAGTTTAATTACAGGTTAGGAATAGATATTGTTTTATCATCTCTAATCGGCCACCTCTCGCTCTAGGTGCCTCCTTTGACAAGACCTCAGCCTCATGGGCTGCCCTGGCTCGCGTCGCAGCTCTCTGCAACCGTGCCGTGTTCAAAGCCGGCCAGGACCAACTGCCCATCCTGAAGAGGGACACCGCTGGTGATGCATCCGAGTCTGCCCTTCTCAAGTGTATCGAGCTGTCCTGTGGCTCTGTCAAACAAATAAGAGAGAAGAACAAGAAGGTGGCCGAGATCCCGTTCAACTCCACCAACAAGTACCAGGTACGTAACACACATatgtgtacatacacacacacacaaacacaacactcaAATGGATTGGTTTCTAACACTGTGACCATGTCCGATCTCACTTCTCCCCTTTCTTCCCCCctatttctctcgctctctcccgtcCATCCTCAACCAACCCCACAGCTGTCAGTTCACGAGACAGAGGATCCCAATGACAACCGCTACCTGCTAGTGATGAAGGGAGCCCCAGAGAGGATCCTGGACCGCtgcaccaccatcatcatccagGGCAAGGAGCAGCCCATGGACGAGGAGATGAAGGAATCCTTCCAGAACGCCTACATGGAGCTTggaggactgggagagagagtactcggtgagagagagggtgggagagagagtactcggtgagagagagggcgggagagagagtACTCGGTGAGACAGGGAGAgtgaaaggagggggggggggttgagagagaaatGTGGAGGGAAGGTtgagaagaaggaagagagagaaatggacctTGCAGAACGCATAAGAGGAGTGGGGCGGGTTgttagagggaggggagggggggcagagagaaagagtctggaggaggaggaaaggatggAAGGTCAGGATGTTGGTTCTAGGAGAATGGGTCAAATGTACCTTATCCAATGATGAATAAAAAAAATGAGAGCTGAAGGATTGACTGATTTAGTAGAGGATGAGTAGAACAAGTAAATCAAGCTAACCCCTCCTGTTACTCCCCAGGTTTCTGCCACCTGCTAATGCCAGAGGACCAGTACCCCAAGGGCTTTGCCTTCGACTGTGATGACGTTAACTTCACCACAGAGAGCCTGTGCTTCGTGGGCCTCATGTCCATGATTGACCCTCCCCGTGCCGCTGTGCCCGACGCTGTGGGCAAATGTCGTTCGGCTGGCATCAAAGTCATCATGGTGACAGGTGATCATCCAATCACTGCCAAGGCCATCGCTAAGGGCGTGGGCATCATCTCCGAGGGCAACGAGACAGTGGAGGACATCGCCTCTCGCCTCAATATCCCCGTCAGCCAGGTCAACCCAAGGTGAGAAAcataagacacacacacccaccagcaCAATACATAATTTCACAATGACGGTGAGACCACACGGGATCCCGTTCTGCTAATTCATTGTGCTCATTAATGTTCCCTCTCTTGTCACTTTCGCCCTGTCTACGTGGATCCAAGCTAACtattctgatgtgtgtgtgtgtctccagggaTGCCAAGGCTTGTGTGATCCATGGTACAGACCTGAAGGAATTGTCTCAGGATCAAATGGATGACATCCTCAGAAACCACACTGAGATTGTCTTTGCCAGGACCTCCCCACAGCAGAAACTCATCATCGTAGAGGGCTGCCAGCgactggtgagacacacacacacacacacacacacacacacatagacacacacacacacacacaccacctgaaTCCATCACCCGATCAACAAAAGTGAACTTGCTTTCCACGACTACACTAATATAAGTCTGGGAACAAGATTGGGGTTCATTCCGTTTTCAGTTCGGGGAGATTGTTGAGATTTTATTCATGCATTTGAAAATGAATTGATTGAATTGAACAGGGAATTGACCCCATCACTTCCCCCTAGTTTTGGTACAGTAGTGACTTTCTATAGGCCATGCTCAAAAGCACTACTAAAGTgcgctatgaagggaatagggtgccatttagaacACAGGCTAACTCTTCTGTCCCTCTCAGGGTGCCATCGTGGCTGTGACAGGTGACGGTGTGAACGACTCTCCTGCCCTGAAGAAGGCTGACATCGGCGTTGCCATGGGAATCTCCGGCTCTGACGTATCCAAGCAGGCCGCTGACATGATCCTGCTGGACGACAACTTTGCCTCCATCGTCACCGGAGTAGAAGAGGgtgagaaatagggagagagaggagaatagatggaAAGAGTAGAAGGGCGTGTGAGAGGGAGAAGTGGAAGAAAGGTAAAAGAGGGCAGAAAAGGAGAAGATGGGACGGACTGGTAATATGAGCCTGTATGTTTTAAGCGTCGCAGAGTAGGTGCTGATCTCCAATCAGTTTGGACTTTTTAGTGAATAAGATCACATGGACAAGAGGGGCCTGATCCAATATCAgccctcctactctgagacactttatgaataagGGCAGACCCTGATCCAACCTTGAGTGACCTTTGCTCAATTCTACTGATGTTAGaggtcagagttcagtgtgtgacctctgtgtgtgtcttcctgtctccctgcaggTCGTCTGATCTTTGATAACCTGAAGAAGTCCATTGCATATACCCTGACCAGTAACATCCCTGAGATCAcacccttcctcctcttcatcatcgtCAACATCCCCCTACCCCTGGGTACCATCACCATCCTCTGTATCGACCTGGGAACTGACATggtaaggcacacacacacacataacacacacacgccggaccaacacacacacacaaacacacacaaaatacgAAATTGTGCATTGTTGAAAATAATGTCACATGTAAACTTGATATGCCCTATCTCACAATGGAACAATCAATCAAATATACATCAATGTGATATTTGTTTCTCATACAAACTCACATCTGTGACCTGtgacacgccccccccccccccccccccccccccccaggtgcccGCCATCTCCCTGGCCTATGAGGCAGCCGAGAGTGACATCATGAAGCGTCAGCCCAGGAACCCCACCAGGGACAAGCTTGTGAACGAGAGGCTCATCAGCATCGCCTACGGACAAATCGGTGGGTCCCCATTAGCTCCTCTACCTGGTTGGGGCCATAAAGACAGTGCATATGTAACTGGACATGTAATCATAGCCCACAGCCAGATCAATGATCAATACTTCCCCATGAAGTCCTTGAGCATTAGTCGTGAGATTAGTCTTCTACCACCCTGTTGTAGAATCTGACAGACTGAGTGCATCGATGCTTATAGATCATACATCTATGGCTAGTGGATTATAGTTCACAAGTCTATATGACAAGTCAATGGCTTCTCCTTGTGGGATCCGGTAACATCATTTCCAGAGGGATCATGTGTTAACGCtttgtgtctatgtctgtgtgtgaaggTATGATCCAGGCTCTGGGAGGCTTCTTCTCCTACTTTGTGATCTTGGCTGAGAATGGATTCCTACCCTCAATTCTTGTGGGTATCAGGCTCAACTGGGACGACCGCGCTTGCAACGACCTGGAAGACAGCTATGGCCAGCAATGGGTAGGTACACGCTACAATTCTGAGCCAAAATAAATATTCTAAATATAgccatacagtatattacaagtACATATGCAAATTCATTGTTTACACTATTTCACCATAGTTGATCAGATTCTATAAATAAATATTCCCTGACCAAGATTGCTGTCCTTTTAGTCACACTGCCAGGATGCCAATGTCCATTCTATTGTTCTATTTCATTCTATGATTCAAATACTGTGTCtcactccctttctcctctctgtgtgtgtgtagacatatGAACAGAGGAAGATCGTGGAGTTCACGTGTCACACAGCCTTCTTCGTCAGTATCGTGGTGGTACAGTGGGCTGATGTCATTGTCTGCAAGACCAGGCGGAACTCTGTCTTCCAGCAGGGAATGAAGtgagtctgtctgcctgtctgcctgtatgtttctgtctctcttttcttgtgtctgtctgcctgtctgtttctgtctctattttcctgtctgtctgtctgtctgcctgtctgcctgtctgcctgcctgtctgtttctGTATCTGTT contains:
- the LOC109864422 gene encoding sodium/potassium-transporting ATPase subunit alpha-3 isoform X2; the protein is MGDKDGKSSPSKKNKKGKDMDELKKEVPITEHKMSIEECCRKFNTDIVQGLTNAKAAEFLIRDGPNCLTPPPTTPEWIKFCRQLFGGFSILLWTGAILCFLAYAIQAATEDEPAGDNLYLGIVLSVVVVVTGCFSYFQEAKSSKIMESFKNMVPQQALVIREGEKMTINAEEVVAGDLVEVKGGDRIPADLRVVSAHGCKVDNSSLTGESEPQSRSPDCTHDNPLETRNVAFFSTNCVEGTARGIVVCTGDRTVMGRIATLTSGLESGKTPIAKEIEHFIHLITGVAVFLGITFFILAVCLGYTWLEAVIFLIGIIVANVPEGLLATVTVCLTLTAKRMAKKNCLVKNLEAVETLGSTSTICSDKTGTLTQNRMTVAHMWFDNQIHEADTTEDQSGASFDKTSASWAALARVAALCNRAVFKAGQDQLPILKRDTAGDASESALLKCIELSCGSVKQIREKNKKVAEIPFNSTNKYQLSVHETEDPNDNRYLLVMKGAPERILDRCTTIIIQGKEQPMDEEMKESFQNAYMELGGLGERVLGFCHLLMPEDQYPKGFAFDCDDVNFTTESLCFVGLMSMIDPPRAAVPDAVGKCRSAGIKVIMVTGDHPITAKAIAKGVGIISEGNETVEDIASRLNIPVSQVNPRDAKACVIHGTDLKELSQDQMDDILRNHTEIVFARTSPQQKLIIVEGCQRLGAIVAVTGDGVNDSPALKKADIGVAMGISGSDVSKQAADMILLDDNFASIVTGVEEGRLIFDNLKKSIAYTLTSNIPEITPFLLFIIVNIPLPLGTITILCIDLGTDMVPAISLAYEAAESDIMKRQPRNPTRDKLVNERLISIAYGQIGMIQALGGFFSYFVILAENGFLPSILVGIRLNWDDRACNDLEDSYGQQWTYEQRKIVEFTCHTAFFVSIVVVQWADVIVCKTRRNSVFQQGMKNKILIFGLFEETALAAFLSYTPGMDVALRMFPLKPSWWFCAVPYSVLIFVYDEIRKLLIRRNPGGWVERETYY
- the LOC109864422 gene encoding sodium/potassium-transporting ATPase subunit alpha-3 isoform X1, encoding MGYGRSDSYRVATSQDKDGKSSPSKKNKKGKDMDELKKEVPITEHKMSIEECCRKFNTDIVQGLTNAKAAEFLIRDGPNCLTPPPTTPEWIKFCRQLFGGFSILLWTGAILCFLAYAIQAATEDEPAGDNLYLGIVLSVVVVVTGCFSYFQEAKSSKIMESFKNMVPQQALVIREGEKMTINAEEVVAGDLVEVKGGDRIPADLRVVSAHGCKVDNSSLTGESEPQSRSPDCTHDNPLETRNVAFFSTNCVEGTARGIVVCTGDRTVMGRIATLTSGLESGKTPIAKEIEHFIHLITGVAVFLGITFFILAVCLGYTWLEAVIFLIGIIVANVPEGLLATVTVCLTLTAKRMAKKNCLVKNLEAVETLGSTSTICSDKTGTLTQNRMTVAHMWFDNQIHEADTTEDQSGASFDKTSASWAALARVAALCNRAVFKAGQDQLPILKRDTAGDASESALLKCIELSCGSVKQIREKNKKVAEIPFNSTNKYQLSVHETEDPNDNRYLLVMKGAPERILDRCTTIIIQGKEQPMDEEMKESFQNAYMELGGLGERVLGFCHLLMPEDQYPKGFAFDCDDVNFTTESLCFVGLMSMIDPPRAAVPDAVGKCRSAGIKVIMVTGDHPITAKAIAKGVGIISEGNETVEDIASRLNIPVSQVNPRDAKACVIHGTDLKELSQDQMDDILRNHTEIVFARTSPQQKLIIVEGCQRLGAIVAVTGDGVNDSPALKKADIGVAMGISGSDVSKQAADMILLDDNFASIVTGVEEGRLIFDNLKKSIAYTLTSNIPEITPFLLFIIVNIPLPLGTITILCIDLGTDMVPAISLAYEAAESDIMKRQPRNPTRDKLVNERLISIAYGQIGMIQALGGFFSYFVILAENGFLPSILVGIRLNWDDRACNDLEDSYGQQWTYEQRKIVEFTCHTAFFVSIVVVQWADVIVCKTRRNSVFQQGMKNKILIFGLFEETALAAFLSYTPGMDVALRMFPLKPSWWFCAVPYSVLIFVYDEIRKLLIRRNPGGWVERETYY